The Glycine soja cultivar W05 chromosome 19, ASM419377v2, whole genome shotgun sequence genomic sequence ACCGCCGGATTCACAGTAGAAGAAGACACCATAGACCTATTTTGAGtattattagtattagtatTCTCCACGCTGCTCCTATTACTCTCAACGACCTTATTCAGCTCAGCAGCTTCATTGGCTTTCTCTTTCTGTGCTTGAATAGCTTGCAAAGCAGCCTTCTTTCTCTGCTTCTCAGCAGCTTCCTCATCCATAATGTTACCCATGACATTAGTGTAACCCTTCTGAACCAATCTATATAACAACAACGACGACATCTTCACCCTCTCTTTAACAGACTCAACATCACGCTCATCCGCAAGCTCGCACCTTTCGATGAACCCAGTTGCCTTATCAGGCTTGTGCCGCAAGGAAAGCAACAAGTGTGCCCTCTCCAACTCCGACCGGGAACATCCTCGTCGGACACCAATCAAAGCATAGTAATCCACATTCCCGGTTTCACCAGAAGCCAACCTCTGTTTAAGTTCCTGAATTTTAATAGTGAGGGCGCAGAGTTTCCCTGGAATTTCTCTGTATCGCACGTTGTGGCGCTTCCACGCAGGACCTGGAAGCTTGCGATCACGCAAGATTGAGTTGTAGAGAAGCTTCAAGTGTTCGAGGTCGTGAAGAGAATCTGGTAAACAGCGAATTGTTTCGAAGAGTGAAGCTCTGGTTTCGAGTGCTTGGATGCAAGTGGGGTCTAATGCGAGCGTACGGTTGCAATCGGCGATTGATTCTGCGATTCTGCCGGCGGAACGGTGCGCGGAGGCGCGGTGCATGTAGCACTCAGCGAGGAAGCTCTGCGGCGCGCTGCGGCGGCCGTCGACGATTTTGGAGAAGTGGCGGACGGCCTCCGAGTAGAGTCCAGCGTCGAGGGCGGCGAGTGCAGCGGCGCGGCGGCGGAGGAGGAACTTTATGTGGCCGAGGAGTTGGGCCACGCTCTCGGAGTCTGCGA encodes the following:
- the LOC114400285 gene encoding uncharacterized protein LOC114400285 is translated as MAVTTHTLSATEKKHWWLTNRKIVEKYIKDARSLIATQDQSEIASALNLLDAALAISPRFDQALELRARALLYLRRFKEVADMLQDYIPSLRMGNDDSSSSSSDSSQQLSREGVKLLSSSSESPVRDHSFKCFSVSDLKKKVMAGLCKTCDKEGQWRYLVLGEACCHLGLMEDAMVLLQTGKRIASAAFRRESVCWSEDSFCVTNIPFSGDSTNAPPSTPPRTLLADSESVAQLLGHIKFLLRRRAAALAALDAGLYSEAVRHFSKIVDGRRSAPQSFLAECYMHRASAHRSAGRIAESIADCNRTLALDPTCIQALETRASLFETIRCLPDSLHDLEHLKLLYNSILRDRKLPGPAWKRHNVRYREIPGKLCALTIKIQELKQRLASGETGNVDYYALIGVRRGCSRSELERAHLLLSLRHKPDKATGFIERCELADERDVESVKERVKMSSLLLYRLVQKGYTNVMGNIMDEEAAEKQRKKAALQAIQAQKEKANEAAELNKVVESNRSSVENTNTNNTQNRSMVSSSTVNPAVFQGVFCRDLTVVGNLLSQAGFNRSMPVKYEALSC